A part of Papilio machaon chromosome 11, ilPapMach1.1, whole genome shotgun sequence genomic DNA contains:
- the LOC106715336 gene encoding uncharacterized protein LOC106715336 translates to MALFPAYSARSLEEGDDDAARWPSENDDAVEEELLASDTEEEMETSPETEAEPAKNDDYYVDCKMDNGNRRVSTLYYPGRPQYERSWYRLGEADGEGGQRPRPRRYFRQRVPDSTDASEIHERAATLRKSLDDSPHDTELWERYIDFMETYGGEKDVIDAVELAITKNRRSRRVRMRWYSIMRRNLPPQPYAERLRQCLAKEQDLNLRLELWLQLMQASGAAAEIGAVTALASAALHDTRALPRAYPDLLYAYGVWVRAAGLWEQLVQLIELVAAMNFPRAAFPPPRDLARERCREMKLRNIEDKIIESGLPLPTVWVRVERARAAAHWRPYLPPGKEEAGPSGEGAGPGGEGAGPGAAEACPLDDGGDPQRSPLPHDVAELLQPVVDPHQLFRLSVRLLMLAKVPLLCGSGWSMRGSCGAGGDFECGEELLGALSTARALPPRHAAYITPDIAQRMLALFIDPPHYFTDEYGYLTWVNSLWEACCGWASGVRRTALLCWRLRWLRALLLVAHAGSASAATGADSATADAEIRRMRADAQCILRRLAGSAPLPFAEWARLEAAVGGVTGATRAARHALRAAIDERDIPHHHVLYIARVACEVGTTEGQPGLLGVTSLVAAVLRQADLLVCGAKHHDLVRALEICEEKCNELQHESRSEELGQGQGAGAGDAFEEDELSVLLPAPAEWGAVRALLYSPWHRARVLTALIGQPYTGESAAGGRFWEQQATALAAAAGSAAAARALAHYCPHSYYLNIVGSSAPLWAQVGVSGKVGVSAARGVAALAALLPALGRALISDWAPRESEALARVVRRVVYKEAGCGVLGVVLRLEAEGHAARPRLPHALYSALATAPHHKWLYVRGAAWCGGEAAGLADALLDKLLRLHALPHELQPLLDAHHHKEHRNVTSGHTVTLEHSEVTLEHTEVTLEHAVNAEPDARDNIGGYIFNEPIDVFDEGQRVPLEERRGYEVLRDENDAADEGSRGT, encoded by the exons ATGGCTCTTTTTCCAGCATATTCTGCTAGGTCTTTGGAGGAGGGCGACGATGACGCAG CTCGTTGGCCATCAGAGAACGATGATGCCGTGGAAGAGGAGCTTTTGGCGAGTGATACGGAAGAAGAAATGGAAACTTCGCCAGAAACCGAGGCGGAACCAGCGAAAAATGATGACTACTACGTAGATTGCAAAATGGATAACGGCAATCGTCGTGTCTCAACCCTGTACTATCCTGGCCGACCACA aTATGAGCGCAGCTGGTACCGGCTGGGCGAGGCAGATGGAGAGGGGGGGCAGCGCCCCCGCCCGCGTCGTTATTTCCGTCAGCGTGTACCAGATTCTACTGACGCGTCCGAGATACACGAGCGCGCTGCCACCCTACGCAAATCATTAGACGATTCACCTCATGATACGGAACTGTGGGAGAGATATATTGACTTCATg GAAACCTATGGTGGGGAGAAAGATGTAATAGATGCGGTGGAGCTGGCGATAACTAAGAACAGGAGGTCGCGGCGCGTGCGTATGCGCTGGTACTCCATCATGCGTCGCAATCTCCCTCCGCAGCCCTACGCGGAGCGTCTACGCCAGTGCTTGGCTAaag AGCAGGATCTGAACCTCCGGCTGGAGCTGTGGCTGCAGCTGATGCAGGCGTCGGGCGCGGCGGCGGAGATCGGCGCCGTCACCGCGCTCGCCTCTGCCGCGCTGCACGACACACGCGCCCTGCCCCGCGCCTACCCAGACCTGCTCTACGCCTACG GCGTATGGGTGCGTGCGGCCGGCCTGTGGGAGCAGCTGGTGCAGCTGATCGAGCTGGTCGCCGCCATGAACTTCCCGCGCGCCGCCTTCCCCCCGCCGCGAGACCTCGCCCGCGAACGATGCCGCGAAATGAAGCTCCGCAATATCGAGGACAAG ATTATAGAAAGTGGACTGCCGTTGCCCACGGTGTGGGTGCGCGTGGAGCgtgcgcgcgccgccgcccaCTGGCGCCCTTATCTGCCGCCAGGCAAGGAGGAGGCGGGGCCGAGCGGCGAGGGGGCGGGGCCGGGCGGCGAGGGGGCGGGGCCCGGCGCCGCGGAGGCGTGTCCGCTGGACGACGGCGGAGACCCGCAGCGCTCGCCGCTGCCGCACGACGTGGCCGAGCTGCTGCAGCCCGTCGTCGACCCTCACCAGCTGTTCAGACTTTCAGTGCGCCTGCTCATGCTCGCCAAG GTGCCGCTGCTGTGCGGGTCGGGGTGGTCGATGCGGGGCTCGTGCGGCGCGGGCGGGGACTTCGAGTGCGGCGAGGAGCTGCTGGGCGCGCTCAGCACTGCGCGTGCGCTGCCGCCGCGACACGCCGCGTACATAACGCCCGACATCGCACAGCGCATGCTCGCGCTCTTCATAGACCCCCCGCACTACTTCACAGATGAATACG GTTACTTGACGTGGGTGAACTCCCTGTGGGAGGCGTGCTGCGGGTGGGCGAGTGGTGTGCGGCGCACTGCACTGCTGTGCTGGCGACTGCGCTGGCTGCGCGCGCTGCTGCTGGTCGCGCACGCCGGCAGCGCGTCCGCAGCCACCGGCGCGGACTCTGCCACAGCGGACGCAGAGATACGACGCATGCGCGCCGACGCACA ATGTATCTTGCGGAGGTTGGCGGGGTCTGCGCCGCTGCCGTTTGCGGAGTGGGCGCGGCTGGAGGCTGCAGTGGGCGGGGTGACCGGGGCCACGCGCGCTGCGAGACACGCCCTCCGCGCCGCCATTGACGAGCGCGACATTCCGCACCATCACGTGCTCTACATCGCCAG GGTGGCATGCGAGGTTGGCACGACCGAGGGTCAGCCGGGGCTGCTGGGTGTGACGTCACTGGTGGCGGCAGTGCTGCGCCAAGCTGACCTCCTCGTCTGCGGCGCCAAGCACCACGACCTCGTGCGCGCCTTGGAGATT TGCGAGGAGAAGTGCAACGAGTTGCAGCACGAGTCCAGGAGTGAGGAGTTGGGGCAGGGTcagggggcgggggcgggggatGCGTTCGAGGAGGACGAGCTGAGCGTGCTGCTGCCCGCGCCCGCCGAGTGGGGCGCAGTGCGCGCGCTGCTCTACTCGCCCTGGCATCGCGCACGCGTCCTCACCGCACTCATAGGACAGCCCTACACC gGGGAGAGTGCGGCGGGGGGGAGGTTCTGGGAGCAGCAGGCGACTGCGCTGGCGGCGGCTGCGGGCTCAGCTGCAGCTGCGCGTGCGCTGGCACACTACTGCCCGCACAGCTACTACCTCAACATCG TGGGGTCGAGCGCCCCGCTGTGGGCGCAGGTGGGCGTGTCCGGCAAGGTGGGCGTGTCTGCGGCGCGGGGCGTGGCCGCGCTCGCTGCACTACTGCCCGCACTCGGCCGCGCCCTCATCTCTGACTGGGCGCCCAGAG AGAGTGAGGCATTGGCTCGAGTGGTACGTCGTGTGGTGTACAAGGAGGCTGGTTGCGGTGTGCTGGGTGTGGTGCTGCGGCTGGAGGCGGAGGGCCACGCAGCACGACCTCGGCTGCCTCACGCGTTATACTCCGCACTAGCAACTGCACCACATCACAAG TGGTTGTACGTGCGAGGTGCAGCATGGTGTGGTGGTGAGGCTGCAGGTCTGGCTGATGCCTTGCTGGACAAGCTGCTGCGTCTGCACGCTCTACCACACGAGCTGCAACCGCTACTCGACGCTCACCACCACAAGGAACACCGTAACGTGACTTCGGGACACACAGTGACACTGGAACACTCCGAAGTGACACTGGAACACACTGAAGTGACACTGGAACACGCGGTTAATGCGGAACCTGATGCACGTGATAACATTGGAgggtatatatttaatgaaccTATCGATGTATTCGATGAGGGTCAGCGTGTCCCGCTGGAGGAGAGGCGAGGATATGAAGTTCTGCGAGATGAGAATGATGCTGCAGACGAGGGATCCCGCGGGACGTAA
- the LOC106709716 gene encoding uncharacterized protein LOC106709716, with protein sequence MSAQLLCALLAVALVRARAHECAPGTGQLARPCQPIITTTSEDADLDEESDSAPFMIVVEHGDGWRCAASLVSLRTGVTSARCARGRAHPAQGRNSEQMPQELWALAAAQLARRVPGDNLEGSRPASPASTARRVARIALAGDRRRGEDPLLDDLAVLELESPFGSSARARPILMATSRTECEKETACHAVRAVAGAGAHRARFRVVDAALVAEAHCATRVPHWADVRDRAFCFSGEELCSNDRGTGVVCGGKLCGVLSDSVSQEGRHAADCGDTHVAMSVARWRAFLHCAHTLRACGRGDCESLCSEHRLLNTEPTTDLSTHVDSTSAAAVPPAPHRSSPADELYSYSSDVVMLTSAKPDARFPVRPAHEYEPNRPDFKAGEYGDNAADYEEPVPTTRRRAMSVSRSVPRALHTVTRTHPTPAPSKEPPAEYLLSTTDHLRPHSLFRYLYLLILTNIFYIT encoded by the exons ATGAGCGCGCAGCTGTTGTGCGCGCTGCTCGCGGTGGCGCTGGTGCGCGCGCGCGCTCACGAGTGTGCGCCAGGCACGGGACAGCTGGCGCGGCCTTGCCAACCGATTATCACCACCACCAGCGAAGACGCAGACCTCGACGAAGAGAGCGATTCTGCACCTTTCATG ATAGTGGTAGAGCACGGGGACGGGTGGCGGTGCGCGGCGTCGCTAGTGTCGCTGCGCACGGGCGTGACGTCAGCGCGGTGCGCACGAGGACGGGCGCATCCGGCGCAAGGCCGCAACAGCGAGCAGATGCCGCAGGAGCTGTGGGCGCTGGCTGCGGCACAGCTGGCGCGCCGCGTGCCCGGGGACAACTTAGAGGGCTCCCGACCCGCTTCGCCCGCATCTACGGCGCGCCGCGTTGCGCGCATCGCACTCGCTGGTGACCGCAGACGG GGAGAGGACCCGCTGCTGGACGACCTGGCGGTGCTGGAGCTGGAGTCTCCGTTCGGGTCATCGGCGCGTGCACGGCCCATCCTGATGGCCACGTCGCGCACCGAGTGCGAGAAGGAAACGGCGTGCCACGCGGTGCGCGCGGTGGCGGGTGCAGGCGCTCACCGCGCGCGTTTCCGCGTCGTGGACGCCGCGCTCGTGGCGGAGGCGCACTGCGCCACGCGCGTCCCTCACTGGGCGGACGTGCGCGATCGCGCGTTTTGTTTTTCCGGTGAGGAGCTATGTTCA AACGACCGTGGCACGGGCGTGGTGTGCGGCGGCAAGCTGTGCGGCGTGCTGAGCGACTCGGTGTCGCAGGAGGGGCGGCACGCGGCGGACTGTGGCGACACGCACGTCGCCATGAGCGTGGCTCGCTGGCGCGCCTTCCTGCACTGCGCACACACACTGCGCGCCTGCGGACG GGGCGACTGCGAGTCGCTGTGCAGCGAACATCGGCTGCTCAACACTGAGCCAACCACAGATCTCAGCACGCACGTTGACTCCACGTCGGCCG CTGCAGTGCCGCCGGCGCCGCATCGCAGCTCGCCGGCGGACGAGCTGTATTCCTACTCTTCGGACGTGGTGATGTTGACCTCCGCCAAGCCCGACGCCCGCTTTCCCGTGCGACCCGCGCACGAATATGAGCCCAACCGACCCGACTTTAAG GCCGGCGAGTACGGAGACAACGCGGCGGATTATGAGGAGCCGGTGCCGACGACGCGGCGTCGCGCAATGTCGGTGTCGCGCTCTGTACCGCGTGCGCTGCACACGGTCACGCGCACGCACCCCACACCCGCGCCCTCCAAGGAGCCCCCCGCCGAGTACCTGCTCTCCACCACCGACCACCTACGACCCCATTCCCTCTTCAGATACCTGTACTTGctaatattaacaaacattttctatATCACATAA
- the LOC106709706 gene encoding tubulin-folding cofactor B — protein MEVIKVITQDYVNVHITTSDSEDGPPIERRFKKEISVLEFKTKLELVTGGSAATMKLKVFDNKNNFVCDIDNDKALLGSYPIDDGARIHVIDNFTMVKDFAANDSGERFQLSEEDYEKKGDTLRSFLQRNKLGKYNEEEMSKLKEQQQKELEEEANLASKVLVGTRCEVRAPRQPARRATVRYNGPLEGARGFWIGVQYDEPLGKNDGEVNGKRYFTCPPNYGGFVKPVYVTVGDFPEEKYDLEDEI, from the exons ATGGAAGTAATAAAGGTTATAACGCAGGACTACGTAAATGTTCACATCACAACGTCTGATAGCGAAGATGGGCCGCCGATTGAAAGACGGTTCAAGAAAGAAATTTCCGTGCTTGAGTTTAAG ACAAAACTAGAGCTGGTTACTGGAGGATCAGCAGCTACCATGAAGCTAAAGGTGTTTGACAACAAAAACAACTTTGTGTGTGACATTGACAATGACAAAGCTCTCCTTGGGTCCTACCCCATCGATGATGGTGCCAGGATCCATGTCATTGACAACTTCACAATGGTCAAAGATTTTGCAGCCAATGATAGCGGTGAAAG gtttcaACTATCTGAAGAGGACTATGAAAAGAAGGGAGACACGCTGCGCTCGTTCCTGCAGCGTAACAAACTGGGCAAGTACAATGAGGAGGAGATGAGCAAACTAAAGGAGCAACAGCAGAAAGAATTAGAAGAGGAGGCTAA TCTGGCGAGCAAGGTGCTGGTGGGCACACGGTGCGAGGTGCGCGCGCCCCGGCAGCCCGCGCGCCGCGCCACTGTGCGCTACAACGGACCGCTGGAGGGGGCGCGCGGATTCTGGATTGGTGTGCAATATGATGAGCCGCTCGGCAAGAACGACGGAGA AGTAAACGGCAAGAGATACTTCACATGTCCACCAAATTATGGTGGTTTCGTGAAACCAGTCTATGTAACTGTTGGGGACTTCCCCGAAGAAAAATATGATCTGGAGGACgaaatataa